A stretch of the Hydra vulgaris chromosome 09, alternate assembly HydraT2T_AEP genome encodes the following:
- the LOC136084604 gene encoding slit homolog 2 protein-like, whose translation MKKDSIYGFFIIPKLMVSKLMFFFGILGQITLCPIVCRCYDSKIYCMYNNISTSQLIKMLPHIPKDLRHLELSGNLIESFPAEHFEGFQKLEYLGLNNNNIVKLPPRLSTYLPNLKTIFLNGNNIEELSFSVLIGYENIETMSLKKNKIKNISDFSFQKLEFLRELFLSENYITQITQYTFYGLRNLQKLLLNNNLVNTIHKKAFSNTTHLVDLFLHSNNLEFVPEGIVSGLHSLQILTLNNNKIRYIHQMAFQNSSKSIKELLLNKNQITALPLHALSNINIARINLQENPIFCSCFLTMTAITNPIVFNNIVVSGNCLKPFERKLGEFSNITNYRNCSMCDLTPCKYGFECRAIKNTLNFFCSELKKKSTQPQLIEHIDQSIKNTKMTFKGSKPVKLSTFTWTVLGIIVGVSLLTIALLAFFKRKKSKKNCTFKLNEVESIRLCNNEISCSRFTKLS comes from the coding sequence atgaaaaaagacagtatttatggattttttattattcctaaACTTATGGTTAgtaaattgatgtttttttttggaattcttGGTCAAATTACCTTATGTCCTATTGTTTGTCGATGTTATGATTCAAAAATATACTGCATGTACAACAATATATCTACTTCGCAACTGATTAAAATGCTACCACACATACCAAAAGATTTGCGACATCTAGAACTTTCTGGAAATCTTATAGAATCATTCCCAGCAGAACATTTCGAAGGTTTTCAAAAACTGGAATATTTAGggttaaataacaataacatagTAAAATTACCTCCTAGGCTCTCAACTTATTTACCaaacctaaaaacaatttttcttaatggGAACAACATTGAAGAGCTCTCTTTTAGTGTTTTAATTGGGTACGAAAACATTGAAACaatgagtttgaaaaaaaataaaataaaaaacatttctgatttttcttttcaaaagttAGAATTTCTAAGAGAACTATTTTTGAGCGAGAACTATATTACGCAAATTACCCAATACACTTTTTATGGGTTAAGAAATTTGCAAAAGCTGTTGCTAAACAACAATCTGGTGAACACAATTCACAAAAAGGCGTTTTCTAACACTACACATTTAGTTGATCTGTTTTTGCATTCAAACAATTTAGAGTTTGTTCCAGAAGGAATAGTTAGTGGACTCCACTCATTACAAATTCTTACtcttaacaataataaaattagatatATCCACCAAATGGCATTTCAAAACTCATCAAAGAGCATAAAAGAACTTCTTCTTAACAAAAACCAAATTACTGCGTTACCTCTACATGCTCTATCTAACATAAATATTGCTAGAATTAACTTACAAGAAAACCCAATTTTTTGCTcatgttttttaacaatgacTGCTATTACAAACCctattgtatttaataatatagttGTATCGGGAAACTGCTTGAAACCTTTTGAACGTAAATTAGGCGAGTTTTCAAACATTACTAACTACCGTAACTGTTCTATGTGTGATTTAACGCCGTGTAAATATGGATTTGAATGCAGGGCTATTAAAAatacacttaattttttttgctcagagttaaaaaaaaaatcgacacAACCGCAATTAATAGAACATATCGATCAGTccataaagaatacaaaaatgacATTTAAAGGTAGCAAGCCTGTAAAACTTAGCACATTTACATGGACCGTTTTAGGCATCATTGTTGGTGTCTCTTTATTAACTATTGCacttttagcattttttaaaagaaaaaaatcaaaaaaaaattgtactttcAAGTTGAATGAAGTAGAATCCATCAGACTATGCAATAATGAAATAAGTTGTTCCCGGTTTACAAAGCTTTCATag